A window of the Henckelia pumila isolate YLH828 chromosome 3, ASM3356847v2, whole genome shotgun sequence genome harbors these coding sequences:
- the LOC140886957 gene encoding RNA-binding protein BRN1 isoform X1 produces the protein MAEAEQSVKLFVGQVPKHMTESQILAMFREFAIVDEVNIIKEKETRASRGCCFVICPSREEADKAVDACHNKKTLPGASSPLQVKYADGELERLEHKLFIGMLPKNVSEADVLTLFSEHGGIKDLQILRGSQQTSKGCAFLKFETKEQALSAIDALNGKHKMEGSTVPLVVKWADTEKERQSRRAQKALSQTSNPLSADSRQHPSLFGALPMGYMPPYNGYGYQTSGTYGVMQYRLPPLQNHHAFHNLIPPLNQGNATLGVTPDPSSGMTPRNYMPSPSYVGSTYPAIPGVQYPMAYPGGIMGHRPLGGPTGPLSPTTTNSPSAASSSVNTSSGQIEGPPGANLFIYHIPQEFGDDDLANAFQRFGRVVSAKVFIDKTTGVSKCFGFVSYDSPAAAENAINMMNGFQLGGKKLKVQLKRDNKQHKSF, from the exons ATGGCGGAAGCTGAGCAGAGCGTGAAGCTCTTTGTTGGTCAAGTGCCCAAGCACATGACGGAGTCGCAGATCCTCGCAATGTTCAGGGAATTCGCGATTGTGGACGAGGTTAACATAATTAAAGAGAAGGAGACTCGTGCTTCGCGAG GGTGTTGTTTTGTGATATGTCCTTCGAGAGAGGAAGCGGACAAGGCGGTAGATGCGTGCCATAACAAGAAGACGCTGCCTGGG GCATCTAGTCCGTTGCAAGTTAAATACGCTGATGGAGAGCTGGAAAGACTAG aGCACAAGCTATTTATTGGTATGCTCCCGAAAaatgtctcggaggctgatgtCTTAACCCTATTTTCGGAACATGGAGGGATAAAAGATTTACAAATTCTTAGAGGTTCTCAGCAAACTAGCAAAG GTTGTGCTTTTCTTAAGTTCGAGACAAAAGAACAAGCACTTTCAGCCATTGACGCCCTCAATGGAAAGCACAAAATGGAG GGTTCAACTGTTCCTTTGGTAGTCAAGTGGGCTGATACCGAAAAGGAAAGACAATCACGGAGGGCTCAAAAGGCACTGTCGCAGACATCGAATCCGCTTAGTGCTGATTCAAGGCAACATCCTTCTTTATTTGGTGCCTTACCGATGGGATATATGCCACCATATAATGGATATGGGTATCAG ACTTCGGGGACTTACGGAGTCATGCAGTACCGGCTACCACCATTGCAGAACCATCATGCTTTCCACAATCTGATTCCACCTTTAAACCAGGGAAATGCGACGCTGGGAGTCACACCTGACCCTTCATCTGGAATGACCCCAAGAAATTACATGCCATCACCTAGCTATGTGGGATCTACTTATCCAGCAATTCCCGGAGTTCAATATCCTATGGCATATCCCGGAGGAATTATGGGCCATCGGCCTCTAGGGGGCCCCACCGGACCTCTATCACCTACTACCACAAACAGTCCATCTGCAGCATCTTCAAGCGTCAATACAAGTTCTGGTCAGATTGAAG GTCCACCAGGAGCTAATTTATTCATTTACCACATTCCCCAAGAATTTGGGGATGACGATCTAGCAAATGCCTTTCAACGATTTGGTAGAGTAGTGAGTGCCAAGGTTTTCATCGACAAAACAACCGGTGTCAGCAAATGTTTTG GATTTGTTAGCTACGATTCGCCAGCTGCAGCAGAGAATGCCATTAACATGATGAATGGCTTCCAATTAGGAGGGAAAAAATTGAAGGTTCAACTTAAAAGAGACAATAAGCAACACAAATCTTTTTAA
- the LOC140886957 gene encoding RNA-binding protein BRN1 isoform X2, which yields MLPKNVSEADVLTLFSEHGGIKDLQILRGSQQTSKGCAFLKFETKEQALSAIDALNGKHKMEGSTVPLVVKWADTEKERQSRRAQKALSQTSNPLSADSRQHPSLFGALPMGYMPPYNGYGYQTSGTYGVMQYRLPPLQNHHAFHNLIPPLNQGNATLGVTPDPSSGMTPRNYMPSPSYVGSTYPAIPGVQYPMAYPGGIMGHRPLGGPTGPLSPTTTNSPSAASSSVNTSSGQIEGPPGANLFIYHIPQEFGDDDLANAFQRFGRVVSAKVFIDKTTGVSKCFGFVSYDSPAAAENAINMMNGFQLGGKKLKVQLKRDNKQHKSF from the exons ATGCTCCCGAAAaatgtctcggaggctgatgtCTTAACCCTATTTTCGGAACATGGAGGGATAAAAGATTTACAAATTCTTAGAGGTTCTCAGCAAACTAGCAAAG GTTGTGCTTTTCTTAAGTTCGAGACAAAAGAACAAGCACTTTCAGCCATTGACGCCCTCAATGGAAAGCACAAAATGGAG GGTTCAACTGTTCCTTTGGTAGTCAAGTGGGCTGATACCGAAAAGGAAAGACAATCACGGAGGGCTCAAAAGGCACTGTCGCAGACATCGAATCCGCTTAGTGCTGATTCAAGGCAACATCCTTCTTTATTTGGTGCCTTACCGATGGGATATATGCCACCATATAATGGATATGGGTATCAG ACTTCGGGGACTTACGGAGTCATGCAGTACCGGCTACCACCATTGCAGAACCATCATGCTTTCCACAATCTGATTCCACCTTTAAACCAGGGAAATGCGACGCTGGGAGTCACACCTGACCCTTCATCTGGAATGACCCCAAGAAATTACATGCCATCACCTAGCTATGTGGGATCTACTTATCCAGCAATTCCCGGAGTTCAATATCCTATGGCATATCCCGGAGGAATTATGGGCCATCGGCCTCTAGGGGGCCCCACCGGACCTCTATCACCTACTACCACAAACAGTCCATCTGCAGCATCTTCAAGCGTCAATACAAGTTCTGGTCAGATTGAAG GTCCACCAGGAGCTAATTTATTCATTTACCACATTCCCCAAGAATTTGGGGATGACGATCTAGCAAATGCCTTTCAACGATTTGGTAGAGTAGTGAGTGCCAAGGTTTTCATCGACAAAACAACCGGTGTCAGCAAATGTTTTG GATTTGTTAGCTACGATTCGCCAGCTGCAGCAGAGAATGCCATTAACATGATGAATGGCTTCCAATTAGGAGGGAAAAAATTGAAGGTTCAACTTAAAAGAGACAATAAGCAACACAAATCTTTTTAA